Proteins encoded by one window of uncultured Bacteroides sp.:
- a CDS encoding IS110 family transposase: MRTQSNKLNFEGENIYVGIDVHLKSWNVTIYTEYLHHKTFNQPPVPSILRDYLNTNFPGGTYYSAYEAGFCGFNIHFELKKLNINNIVVNPADIPTSQKEQILKNDSRDSMKIARSLRANELIGIHVPFIETLENRTLIRTRDVMVKDMTRFKQRIKALLHFYGISYPPEFEKSTSHWSRRFLKWLKEEVSLNTTNGNDALSLLVREVEQQIVLLLEINRKINSLAVSEKYVKEIELIRSIPGIGLITGLTFLSEIEDIERFHNTDKLAGFVGIIPTCHSSGEIENYGEMTFRKKTILRKCLIESSWIAVRIDPALTRCFLQLCKRMEPNKAIIRIARKLLNRMYYVLKKRQKYECGVV; the protein is encoded by the coding sequence ATGCGTACACAAAGTAACAAACTAAATTTTGAAGGAGAAAATATTTATGTTGGAATTGATGTTCATTTGAAAAGTTGGAATGTGACAATTTACACAGAATATCTTCATCATAAAACATTCAACCAACCTCCTGTACCTTCAATTTTAAGGGACTATCTGAATACTAATTTTCCTGGTGGAACTTATTATTCAGCCTATGAAGCCGGATTCTGCGGATTTAATATTCATTTTGAACTTAAAAAACTAAATATAAATAATATTGTGGTTAATCCAGCTGATATACCAACCAGTCAGAAAGAACAGATACTTAAAAACGATTCACGTGATAGTATGAAAATTGCCCGTTCTTTAAGAGCTAATGAACTCATAGGTATACATGTCCCATTCATTGAGACATTGGAAAATCGCACATTGATACGCACCCGAGACGTAATGGTGAAAGATATGACTAGATTTAAACAGCGTATAAAAGCTTTGCTTCATTTTTATGGTATATCTTACCCTCCGGAATTTGAGAAATCAACCAGTCATTGGTCCAGACGTTTTCTTAAATGGTTAAAAGAGGAGGTATCACTTAATACAACGAATGGTAATGACGCCTTGTCATTACTCGTCAGGGAAGTAGAGCAACAAATAGTTCTTTTATTGGAAATCAATAGAAAAATTAATAGTCTTGCTGTTTCTGAGAAATATGTGAAGGAGATAGAGTTAATAAGAAGCATTCCGGGAATTGGTTTAATTACAGGGCTTACTTTTTTGTCGGAGATAGAAGATATTGAACGATTCCACAATACAGACAAGTTAGCCGGTTTTGTAGGAATAATACCCACCTGTCATTCAAGTGGAGAGATTGAGAATTATGGAGAGATGACATTTAGAAAGAAAACGATTTTAAGAAAGTGTCTGATTGAAAGTTCCTGGATTGCAGTAAGAATAGATCCGGCATTGACAAGGTGTTTTTTACAACTCTGTAAAAGGATGGAGCCCAATAAAGCTATAATACGAATCGCAAGAAAACTATTAAACAGAATGTATTATGTTTTAAAAAAGAGACAAAAATATGAATGTGGAGTGGTTTAA
- a CDS encoding RloB family protein, with amino-acid sequence MKIEIKDGVKHITLDDTQEYKPQIKLRRRGETPDLTRKAPTRSTLKKFLIVCEGKNTETSYFNQFRMPNVAIETVGLGYNTVSLVNKAIELYSLKSDGQKPDEVWCVFDKDDFTTQMFSKAIQLATEHQFFCAYSNQAFEYWLILHFVDHHGGPLHRDEYNNVINVHIKNLGGHYAGKGSKIVNEHLFEILQAKDPVTKKTRQKLAIERAKRIYNEKSNVPPAKAESVTTVFQLVEKIISN; translated from the coding sequence ATGAAGATAGAGATTAAGGATGGAGTGAAACATATAACTCTTGATGATACACAAGAATACAAGCCACAAATAAAGCTAAGAAGAAGAGGTGAAACTCCCGATTTAACAAGAAAAGCACCTACCCGATCTACTTTAAAAAAGTTCCTTATTGTGTGCGAAGGGAAAAATACTGAGACTTCTTATTTTAATCAGTTCAGAATGCCTAATGTGGCTATTGAAACAGTGGGGCTTGGTTATAACACTGTATCTCTTGTAAACAAAGCCATCGAGCTATATTCACTAAAATCTGATGGACAAAAGCCGGATGAAGTGTGGTGTGTATTTGATAAAGACGACTTTACAACTCAGATGTTTAGCAAGGCTATACAATTAGCAACTGAACATCAATTCTTTTGTGCCTATTCTAATCAGGCTTTTGAATATTGGCTTATTCTTCATTTTGTTGATCATCATGGCGGTCCTCTACATCGAGATGAATACAATAACGTAATTAATGTACATATAAAAAATTTAGGTGGACACTACGCTGGTAAAGGAAGTAAAATAGTAAATGAGCATCTATTTGAAATACTACAGGCAAAGGATCCTGTCACCAAAAAGACCAGACAAAAGTTAGCTATAGAAAGAGCTAAAAGAATTTATAATGAAAAATCGAATGTTCCACCTGCTAAGGCAGAGTCTGTAACAACTGTATTTCAATTAGTGGAGAAAATAATATCTAACTAA
- a CDS encoding ATP-binding protein, giving the protein MLVQFVFENFKCFKDETKLSLVASNHIKENEDNVIKIDKHNLLKTVVIYGPNASGKTKLLNAFQFMRLMVERSTNNAVDREFSIDAFRLNTETKESPSFFEVVFILDQIQYRYGFELTRKKIISEWLYKKVDKETELFYREGKDIEFDLSELKRIKSLVDEDMIREDSLLLTVLAQFNDQLSQKIVKWFHHVNMLSADGDCVQSYTLDKLSTPMKQKIVRMMKDADFSINDFVRHPINKNEIQTLHTVYDENKLRVAETPFLLEEESNGTIHFLSLTAPILDTLERGKILLIDELDSGLHHDLIVALLKLFHSKETNPHNAQLIFNTQNTNLLSSDLFRKDQIYFVSKNRYGEASLSSAADFMLSPKVNIQKKYLEGRFGAVPYLKNMKESFTTKKEEENDEDRD; this is encoded by the coding sequence ATGTTAGTTCAATTCGTATTTGAAAACTTCAAGTGCTTTAAAGATGAGACTAAATTAAGTTTAGTTGCATCCAATCATATTAAAGAAAATGAAGATAATGTTATCAAAATAGATAAGCATAATCTTCTGAAAACCGTTGTAATATATGGCCCAAATGCCAGCGGAAAGACTAAACTGCTAAACGCCTTTCAGTTTATGCGTTTAATGGTTGAAAGATCTACAAACAACGCTGTTGACAGAGAGTTCAGTATTGATGCATTCAGGCTGAACACAGAAACAAAAGAAAGTCCCAGTTTCTTTGAAGTAGTATTTATACTCGATCAGATACAATACAGATATGGTTTCGAGCTGACCAGGAAAAAAATTATATCCGAATGGCTCTATAAAAAAGTAGATAAAGAAACGGAACTATTCTATCGCGAAGGAAAAGACATTGAATTTGATCTCTCAGAGCTGAAACGCATAAAGAGTCTGGTAGATGAAGACATGATTCGTGAAGATAGTCTGCTGCTTACCGTATTGGCACAGTTTAATGATCAGCTATCGCAAAAAATTGTAAAATGGTTCCATCATGTAAATATGTTATCGGCCGATGGTGACTGCGTACAAAGCTACACTTTAGATAAGCTATCTACTCCAATGAAACAAAAAATAGTCCGTATGATGAAAGATGCCGATTTCAGCATCAACGACTTCGTGCGTCATCCAATTAATAAGAACGAAATTCAGACTCTGCACACAGTCTATGATGAGAACAAATTGCGCGTGGCTGAAACACCATTCTTACTGGAAGAAGAATCTAACGGAACAATTCATTTCTTATCATTGACAGCTCCCATCCTTGATACTTTGGAAAGAGGTAAAATACTTCTTATTGACGAACTAGATTCCGGATTACATCACGATCTGATTGTGGCTTTGCTTAAGCTGTTTCATTCAAAAGAAACCAATCCTCATAATGCACAGCTAATATTCAATACACAAAACACGAACTTACTGTCTTCTGATCTTTTCAGAAAAGATCAGATTTATTTCGTTTCCAAGAACAGGTACGGAGAAGCGAGTCTATCTTCTGCTGCCGATTTCATGTTAAGCCCAAAAGTCAATATACAAAAGAAATATCTTGAAGGCAGATTTGGAGCTGTACCTTATTTGAAAAACATGAAGGAATCATTCACTACTAAAAAAGAGGAAGAGAACGATGAAGATAGAGATTAA
- the dinB gene encoding DNA polymerase IV — MEERKIIHIDMDAFYASVEQRDHPEWRGKPLVVGRKEERGVVAAASYEARRFGIHSAMSSVKASQLCPDLIFAPARMSVYKAISSQVHEIFHEYTDLVEPISLDEAFLDVTENKKGIDLAVDIAKEIKQRIKKELELVASAGVSYNKFLAKIASDYRKPDGLCTIHPSQAQEFIDKLPIESFWGIGKVTAKKMHSLGIYNGVQLRASTPAFLSLQFGKAGLLYYNFSKGIDPRPVEPERERKSVGCENTFDHDLVIKSSIIIELYHVAKELIHRLERSGFKGYTLTLKIKFNDFTQKTRSISVDHPLTTLHEILPLAKELIKEVNLTNHPIRLLGLSISNPWEEIPSRGYKQLSFKFK, encoded by the coding sequence ATGGAAGAACGAAAAATAATTCATATTGACATGGACGCCTTTTATGCTTCGGTGGAACAGCGTGACCATCCTGAATGGCGTGGTAAACCTCTGGTAGTAGGCCGTAAAGAGGAACGTGGTGTAGTTGCCGCAGCCAGTTACGAAGCCCGTCGTTTTGGAATCCACTCTGCTATGTCATCTGTAAAAGCAAGTCAGCTATGTCCTGATCTGATCTTTGCTCCAGCACGTATGTCTGTATATAAAGCGATTTCTTCTCAAGTTCATGAAATTTTTCACGAATACACAGATCTGGTAGAGCCTATTTCCTTAGATGAGGCTTTTCTGGACGTTACTGAAAATAAGAAAGGCATTGATCTGGCTGTGGATATTGCCAAGGAGATTAAACAGAGAATAAAAAAAGAACTAGAGCTGGTGGCTTCGGCAGGAGTTTCTTATAATAAGTTTCTGGCGAAGATTGCATCCGACTACCGCAAACCAGATGGTCTTTGTACCATTCATCCCAGTCAGGCGCAGGAATTTATTGACAAACTTCCCATCGAATCTTTCTGGGGAATAGGGAAAGTCACAGCTAAAAAGATGCATAGTCTGGGTATTTATAACGGTGTGCAACTTCGTGCAAGCACTCCGGCATTTCTTTCTTTGCAATTTGGAAAAGCTGGCTTGCTCTATTATAACTTTTCCAAAGGCATAGACCCACGTCCGGTAGAGCCGGAAAGAGAACGAAAGTCAGTAGGCTGTGAAAATACTTTTGATCATGACCTGGTCATTAAAAGTTCTATTATCATCGAGCTGTATCACGTTGCCAAAGAACTGATTCACCGATTGGAAAGATCAGGTTTTAAAGGTTATACGCTTACGTTGAAAATAAAATTCAACGACTTCACACAAAAGACCCGAAGCATTAGCGTAGATCATCCACTAACCACCTTGCACGAAATTCTACCATTAGCCAAAGAACTTATAAAAGAGGTAAATCTCACCAATCACCCCATCCGCTTACTGGGATTAAGCATATCTAATCCATGGGAGGAAATACCTTCCCGTGGATACAAACAATTGTCTTTTAAGTTTAAATAA
- a CDS encoding Crp/Fnr family transcriptional regulator, whose protein sequence is MTDLFNEITEFKASLAIRKKLVEYSVVKTFKEGDDILREGSYIHGIPIIATGSIRVMRTNDDGREILLYYLKTGESCVMSILGGLHNDTSKVKAVAEEDTEIFFIPNDKLASLIKEYPQFLDYIFRLYHKRFEESLDIINEIAFKKMDERLLALLEKKTELYHDQTINITHEQLANELGTARVVISRLLKQLEEYGAVSLGRNKLTVLKSLKGFTPGND, encoded by the coding sequence ATGACAGATCTATTTAACGAAATTACCGAATTCAAGGCTTCACTAGCTATTCGAAAGAAACTTGTGGAATATAGTGTGGTAAAGACTTTCAAAGAAGGAGACGATATTCTTCGCGAAGGGTCTTATATTCACGGAATTCCCATCATTGCCACTGGGAGTATAAGGGTGATGAGAACCAATGACGATGGACGAGAAATTTTGCTCTATTATCTTAAAACAGGTGAGAGTTGTGTGATGTCTATCCTTGGTGGATTGCATAATGATACTAGCAAAGTGAAGGCAGTGGCGGAAGAAGATACGGAAATTTTCTTTATTCCAAATGATAAGCTGGCTTCTCTTATTAAGGAATATCCTCAGTTCCTTGATTATATTTTTAGGTTATATCACAAACGTTTTGAAGAATCATTGGATATTATCAACGAAATAGCATTCAAGAAGATGGACGAGCGATTATTAGCTCTTTTGGAAAAGAAGACCGAACTTTATCATGACCAGACAATAAACATCACTCACGAACAATTGGCCAATGAACTTGGTACTGCACGTGTGGTTATCTCTCGTCTTCTCAAGCAACTAGAAGAATATGGTGCTGTGAGTTTAGGACGCAATAAGCTAACTGTTTTAAAGTCTTTGAAAGGTTTTACACCCGGAAACGACTAA
- a CDS encoding TolC family protein: MKEQMKTIRLLMAGMFCFAALLPVKAQTDTRFLSLNEAVETALKENKQLLTTSLDEKIAQSDYQKSNAIFLPQVNVSYTAMTTNDPLNVFGFKLQQQSVTTQDFNPVLLNSPDALKDFNANIEVQMPLLNLDQIYMRKAAAAQKEAARYGTLRMKDYISFEVKKAYLQLQLAYREKGVLEEALGTSNEVYASVEHFFEQGLIRKSDLLNAKVHVSGVEMNLEKAKSAVANASDYLSLLMGHSTGIVYQVEEPTSSILDKNTSVSTLRSDFLAMEKAVTATEMMRKSSSLSLVPRLNAFGNYQWNDKKFASFGSDSYLIGVRLSWTLFNGNQSKYNARSSKLMGMKLQEQLSDQKMKAQQEYNKTSRDLDDIAFELRKQNDMVEQATEALRILKDRFDQGLEKTADVLVAQTQLSGQQLSYARCIYKQNLTAAYMAFITSNESNNK, from the coding sequence ATGAAAGAACAGATGAAAACTATCAGATTACTCATGGCCGGAATGTTTTGCTTTGCGGCTCTTCTGCCTGTAAAAGCACAGACAGATACTCGCTTTCTGAGCCTGAATGAAGCTGTTGAGACGGCTTTAAAGGAGAACAAACAGCTTCTTACTACTTCGCTCGACGAAAAGATTGCGCAGTCTGATTACCAGAAAAGCAATGCTATCTTCTTACCTCAGGTAAATGTTTCGTATACGGCCATGACCACTAATGATCCGCTGAATGTATTTGGATTTAAACTCCAGCAACAGTCTGTTACGACGCAAGATTTTAATCCGGTTTTACTAAATAGCCCCGATGCCCTGAAAGACTTCAATGCCAACATTGAGGTACAGATGCCTTTACTTAATCTGGATCAGATTTATATGAGAAAAGCTGCTGCGGCTCAAAAGGAAGCAGCTCGCTATGGTACGCTTCGCATGAAGGATTATATTTCTTTCGAAGTAAAGAAAGCATACCTTCAATTGCAATTGGCTTACCGTGAAAAAGGTGTGCTTGAAGAAGCATTGGGAACTTCTAATGAAGTATATGCGTCCGTGGAGCATTTCTTTGAACAGGGGTTAATACGTAAATCCGATCTGCTTAATGCAAAAGTACATGTAAGTGGTGTGGAAATGAATCTGGAAAAAGCTAAAAGTGCAGTGGCAAATGCTTCTGATTATCTTAGCTTGCTTATGGGTCACTCCACTGGGATAGTTTATCAGGTGGAGGAACCAACTTCCTCAATTTTGGATAAGAATACTTCTGTATCTACTCTCCGCTCAGACTTTCTGGCAATGGAAAAGGCTGTTACTGCTACTGAAATGATGAGAAAATCATCAAGCCTATCTTTGGTACCGCGTTTGAATGCTTTTGGCAACTATCAGTGGAATGATAAGAAATTTGCTTCCTTTGGATCTGATAGTTACCTGATTGGGGTACGTTTGTCGTGGACATTGTTTAATGGTAATCAGAGTAAATATAACGCCAGATCCAGTAAGTTGATGGGAATGAAATTGCAGGAACAACTCAGTGATCAGAAAATGAAAGCTCAACAGGAGTATAACAAAACTAGCAGAGACCTTGATGATATAGCGTTTGAACTTCGCAAACAAAATGATATGGTAGAACAAGCTACAGAAGCACTTCGCATTTTAAAGGATCGTTTTGATCAAGGACTAGAAAAAACAGCCGATGTGCTTGTTGCCCAAACACAGCTTTCCGGTCAGCAACTCAGTTATGCCCGTTGCATTTACAAACAAAATCTCACAGCCGCCTATATGGCATTCATTACTTCCAACGAATCAAATAATAAGTAA
- a CDS encoding efflux RND transporter periplasmic adaptor subunit, with amino-acid sequence MKSVRYISVLLSSLVITGGMFQACSSPEKEKKGQEEAVSVVTALPSSTEESGVLASGQIEAGQTAIISTRVMGAISHINVKVGDKVTKGQLLVSISNADILAQRAQTDAAISEAKAAAAVSSKDVERFKQLYQKQSASAKELENVTLQYQSVKSKLETAFQMRNQVNAMLAYTHIIAPFSGVITKKFADEGSMANPGMPLLALEQNGNFQAVVSIPESDIAKIKQGVIVNLTVKSLGITFPGTISEISPSSQFSGGQYGVKIAITNSKSIGIKAGMYVNVLIPSGEEKKIQSAKMTVPVSAIVNKEQLTGVYVVSNNMALLRWIRLGKLVGNHVEVLSGLAPNERLVVSTQGRINNGSRVNESR; translated from the coding sequence ATGAAATCAGTTAGATATATCTCTGTTTTGTTGTCCTCTCTAGTAATTACCGGAGGCATGTTTCAAGCTTGTTCTTCTCCCGAGAAGGAAAAGAAAGGACAGGAAGAAGCTGTTTCAGTAGTAACTGCTCTTCCATCATCCACAGAGGAATCAGGAGTACTTGCAAGTGGACAGATTGAAGCCGGACAGACTGCTATAATAAGTACCCGGGTAATGGGAGCAATTAGTCACATTAATGTGAAAGTTGGAGATAAGGTAACGAAGGGACAATTACTTGTCAGCATTTCCAATGCAGATATATTGGCTCAAAGGGCACAGACTGATGCAGCAATTTCAGAAGCAAAAGCAGCTGCAGCTGTATCATCTAAAGATGTGGAGCGCTTCAAACAATTATATCAAAAGCAAAGTGCTTCAGCAAAGGAGCTTGAAAATGTAACATTGCAATATCAATCTGTTAAGTCTAAACTTGAGACAGCTTTTCAAATGAGAAATCAAGTAAATGCCATGTTAGCCTATACCCATATTATTGCTCCATTTTCAGGAGTAATTACAAAGAAATTTGCGGATGAGGGGAGCATGGCTAATCCAGGAATGCCATTGCTTGCTTTGGAACAGAATGGTAATTTTCAGGCTGTGGTATCTATCCCGGAATCGGATATTGCAAAGATAAAGCAAGGGGTAATAGTTAATCTCACGGTAAAATCTTTGGGAATCACTTTCCCCGGAACTATTTCTGAGATTAGCCCATCATCTCAGTTCTCAGGTGGGCAATATGGAGTAAAGATTGCAATAACTAATAGTAAATCCATAGGAATCAAGGCTGGTATGTATGTCAATGTTTTAATTCCTAGTGGGGAAGAGAAGAAAATACAATCTGCTAAAATGACTGTTCCTGTGTCTGCCATTGTAAATAAAGAACAGCTCACCGGAGTTTATGTGGTGAGTAATAATATGGCTTTACTTCGTTGGATAAGATTAGGTAAACTGGTAGGCAACCATGTAGAAGTATTGTCTGGACTGGCTCCGAACGAACGTTTGGTAGTAAGTACTCAAGGACGTATTAATAATGGCAGTAGAGTGAATGAATCCAGATAA
- a CDS encoding efflux RND transporter permease subunit yields MKEGFAGRLAKVFIRSKLSVLLMIAFLLLGAFSIFLIPREEDPQIKAPMADIMVAYPGATPTEVENRVSIPLEKLVSNVKGVEYVYSTSMNGQAMVSVQFFVGQDIERSLVKLYTEIMKHMDQMPQGVSMPLIKTRAIDDVPVLALTLWSNHYGDYSLRQMAEVMTTELKKVPDVAAVTILGGRSKEIMVVLDKDKMTGNHLDMAGISKYIQGSNIQLAPGNILSSDSAFSVQSGSFLKTADDVANLVVGVNEGMPVYLRQIAQVEEGPGTPSQYVSYGEKGDYPAVTIALAKKSGVDAKKLAGQILNQVDHLKKKLIPSDVNVTTTRNYGQTASDKVSELLLHLFVAIVAVTLFVMLAMGWRGGLVIFLSVPVTFALTLFAYYFMDYTLNRITLFALVFVTGIVVDDSIIIAENMHRHFRMKRLPFIQAAIYAINEVGNPTILATFTVIAAVLPMAFVSGMMGPYMSPMPIGASIAMIFSLLVALTLTPYLGYIFLRSKEDKKEDSEMKEKAMEDSKIYKLYRGLMSPMLESRKMRWAFMLSTVVLLLISVSLFFTKSVPVKMLPFDNKNEFQVVIDMPEGTTLERTAVVTKEIAAYVALNKDVVNYQTYVGTSGPINFNGLARHYDLRRGENMADIQINLSDKGDRKLQSHDIAKAVRPGIQSIAKKYNANAKVVEVPPGPPVLSTLVAEIYGPDYKEQINVANQIKDLLNHTSGVVDVDWMVESDQKEYVFDVDKEKAMLRGVAPAQVVAAVQSAIAGETAGMAHQESSSVSVPINLQLSDADKNSINDLRNITVVNQRGESIPVGDLVQISGKVKEKSIYRKNQKQVVYVVGDMAGKLESPVYAMNDVSKHLKEIKLPKGYQLQENYNSQPKFEDEFTLKWDGEWQITYEVFRDLGIAFLIAIIIIYMLIIGWFQNFTVPLIMLTVIPLSLIGIVFGHWIMGAFFSATSMIGFIALAGVMVRNSILLIDFIDIRLKEGVPLKQAILESGTVRSIPILLTAGTVVLGAIVILFDPLFQGLAISLMGGTVTATLLTLVVVPLLYFKLMRNKYK; encoded by the coding sequence ATGAAAGAAGGTTTTGCAGGCAGGTTAGCGAAAGTATTTATTCGCTCAAAGCTCTCCGTATTGTTGATGATTGCTTTCTTACTACTGGGAGCATTTAGTATATTCTTAATTCCGCGGGAAGAAGATCCACAGATAAAAGCACCTATGGCAGATATCATGGTGGCTTATCCCGGAGCTACTCCTACAGAAGTAGAAAACAGGGTCTCCATCCCTTTGGAGAAACTCGTATCTAACGTGAAGGGGGTGGAATATGTTTATTCTACTTCTATGAACGGACAGGCAATGGTTTCAGTTCAGTTCTTTGTGGGACAGGATATAGAACGTTCTCTAGTGAAGTTATATACAGAAATAATGAAACACATGGATCAAATGCCACAAGGTGTTTCCATGCCTTTGATAAAGACTCGTGCCATTGATGATGTACCTGTATTGGCTCTTACTTTGTGGAGCAATCATTATGGTGATTATTCTCTTCGCCAAATGGCCGAGGTGATGACTACGGAACTAAAAAAAGTGCCGGATGTAGCTGCCGTGACAATTCTTGGTGGACGAAGTAAAGAAATTATGGTAGTGCTTGATAAAGATAAGATGACAGGAAATCATCTGGATATGGCTGGTATCTCAAAATATATTCAGGGAAGTAACATTCAATTGGCTCCCGGCAATATTCTGAGCAGCGATTCTGCTTTCTCTGTACAATCGGGCAGTTTTCTCAAGACAGCTGATGATGTAGCCAATCTGGTGGTTGGTGTAAATGAAGGTATGCCAGTCTACTTGCGTCAGATAGCTCAGGTGGAAGAAGGACCGGGCACACCCAGCCAATATGTATCTTACGGCGAAAAGGGTGATTATCCAGCAGTAACCATTGCTCTTGCCAAGAAGAGTGGAGTAGATGCCAAGAAGCTTGCAGGGCAGATTCTGAATCAGGTAGATCATTTGAAAAAGAAACTGATTCCCTCGGATGTAAATGTAACTACTACCCGTAATTACGGACAGACTGCTTCTGATAAAGTATCGGAACTTCTGCTTCATTTATTCGTTGCAATTGTTGCTGTGACTTTGTTCGTGATGCTGGCTATGGGATGGAGAGGCGGTCTGGTTATTTTCCTTTCGGTGCCGGTAACTTTTGCACTAACGCTCTTTGCATATTACTTTATGGACTATACCCTTAACCGGATCACACTTTTTGCATTGGTGTTTGTCACGGGTATTGTTGTTGACGACTCCATTATCATTGCAGAGAACATGCACCGTCATTTTCGAATGAAGCGTTTACCTTTTATTCAGGCGGCTATTTATGCCATTAATGAAGTTGGCAATCCTACTATTCTGGCTACATTTACGGTAATTGCTGCTGTACTGCCAATGGCATTTGTTTCAGGTATGATGGGACCTTATATGAGTCCTATGCCAATAGGTGCTTCTATAGCTATGATTTTCTCATTATTGGTTGCTTTGACATTGACTCCTTATCTGGGTTATATTTTCCTTCGTTCTAAAGAGGATAAAAAAGAAGATAGTGAAATGAAAGAAAAAGCAATGGAAGACAGTAAGATCTATAAGCTATATAGAGGTCTTATGTCTCCTATGCTGGAGTCTCGTAAGATGAGATGGGCATTTATGCTTTCCACTGTGGTTTTGCTTCTGATATCTGTTTCGCTGTTCTTTACTAAATCGGTGCCTGTAAAAATGTTACCATTTGATAATAAGAATGAATTTCAGGTTGTGATTGATATGCCAGAGGGAACAACTCTTGAACGTACGGCAGTTGTCACTAAAGAAATAGCAGCTTATGTAGCATTGAACAAAGACGTGGTGAACTATCAAACGTATGTGGGAACTTCCGGTCCTATTAATTTCAATGGTTTGGCTCGTCATTATGATTTACGAAGAGGGGAGAACATGGCGGATATTCAGATTAATCTCTCAGATAAGGGAGATCGTAAGTTACAAAGTCACGATATTGCTAAAGCAGTTCGTCCGGGTATTCAAAGTATCGCTAAGAAATACAATGCCAATGCTAAAGTGGTGGAAGTTCCTCCTGGTCCTCCAGTACTCTCTACGTTGGTAGCGGAGATCTATGGCCCCGACTATAAGGAACAAATAAACGTTGCTAATCAGATTAAAGACTTATTGAACCATACTTCTGGAGTAGTGGATGTAGATTGGATGGTGGAAAGCGACCAGAAAGAATACGTTTTTGATGTGGACAAAGAGAAAGCAATGCTTCGTGGAGTAGCTCCTGCACAGGTCGTGGCAGCAGTTCAATCGGCAATAGCAGGTGAAACTGCGGGGATGGCCCATCAGGAATCTTCATCAGTGTCAGTGCCTATAAATCTTCAGTTATCAGATGCAGACAAGAACAGTATCAATGATTTGCGGAATATCACAGTGGTAAACCAACGTGGAGAAAGCATTCCGGTGGGCGACTTGGTACAAATTTCCGGGAAGGTGAAAGAGAAAAGCATTTACCGGAAGAATCAGAAACAGGTGGTGTACGTTGTGGGTGATATGGCTGGCAAATTAGAGAGCCCGGTTTATGCAATGAACGATGTTTCAAAACATTTGAAAGAGATAAAGCTTCCAAAGGGTTATCAGCTGCAAGAAAATTACAACAGTCAGCCGAAGTTTGAAGATGAGTTTACCTTGAAATGGGATGGTGAATGGCAGATTACTTACGAAGTATTCCGTGACTTGGGAATTGCTTTCTTAATAGCTATTATAATAATCTATATGCTTATTATAGGATGGTTCCAGAACTTCACAGTACCATTGATTATGCTCACTGTAATTCCATTATCACTTATTGGAATTGTGTTTGGTCACTGGATAATGGGTGCTTTCTTTAGTGCCACTTCCATGATTGGATTTATAGCCCTGGCGGGTGTGATGGTTCGTAATTCCATTCTGTTGATTGACTTCATAGATATACGTCTCAAGGAAGGAGTACCATTGAAACAGGCTATACTGGAATCGGGAACAGTGAGAAGTATTCCTATTCTGCTCACAGCGGGTACAGTGGTACTGGGTGCTATTGTAATACTTTTTGATCCATTATTTCAGGGATTAGCTATTTCGCTAATGGGAGGGACTGTTACTGCTACGTTACTAACCCTTGTGGTAGTTCCTTTGCTTTATTTCAAATTGATGCGTAACAAATATAAATAA